One genomic window of Angustibacter sp. Root456 includes the following:
- a CDS encoding FHA domain-containing protein yields MSELTVTVVRLGLLAVLWVFVFSVVGVLRGDLFGTKVSQRSAPRPAPGPQSAPSGPSGRRGQRTSRRTPSHVLVSEGPLKGTTITLGQNSVLIGRNPESTLVLDDDYASGRHARIYPENGEWFVEDLGSTNGTFSGTQRLTSPLKLQVGSTLRIGTTVLELRR; encoded by the coding sequence ATGAGCGAGCTCACCGTCACCGTCGTCCGGCTGGGACTGCTCGCAGTCCTGTGGGTGTTCGTGTTCTCGGTCGTGGGCGTGCTGCGCGGAGACCTGTTCGGCACGAAGGTCAGCCAACGCAGCGCACCACGCCCGGCGCCCGGGCCCCAGTCCGCCCCGTCCGGCCCGTCCGGCCGCCGCGGGCAGCGCACGAGCCGGCGCACGCCGTCGCACGTGCTGGTCTCCGAGGGGCCGCTCAAGGGCACCACGATCACCTTGGGCCAGAACTCCGTGCTCATCGGGCGCAACCCGGAGTCGACGCTCGTCCTCGACGACGACTACGCGTCCGGCCGCCACGCACGCATCTACCCGGAGAACGGTGAGTGGTTCGTCGAGGACCTCGGCTCCACCAACGGCACGTTCTCCGGCACCCAACGCCTCACCTCGCCGCTGAAGCTGCAGGTGGGCTCCACCCTGCGGATCGGCACCACGGTCCTCGAGCTGCGTAGGTAG
- a CDS encoding PP2C family serine/threonine-protein phosphatase — MPMAFRFAARSDIGLGRYTNNQDSGYAGPHLLAVCDGMGGHAAGDVASSIALGRLVALDGESHGGDALTQLERTLHEANAELRERAAGDPTLHGMGTTATAVVLHGQRISMAHIGDSRCYRWRDGELTRLTHDHTFVQSLVDEGRITEEEAERHPQRSVITRVLTGHPDDEPDLSVRETRVGDRYVVCSDGLTGVVRDETLAELLGEHDDPGACAEALVSLALRGGGADNITCVVAHVVDAADAPPSSVPETVGSAAVRAAASTSQPQSPAAKAAALTRPQPAADDDVDEPAVGPPASSRRWTLRVLAALVVAAVLGAGGYAAYAWSQQQYFVGAAGQNVAIYRGLPQDIGPVRMSHVYERQDVTLDQLPEYSAEQVRGGITVADLGAARDKVSELRTQACSQSTPTPSATPTTTPTTTPTTTPNPTASASALPTASSAPSLTPTPTASPTASANAPAPSDCVQVG; from the coding sequence ATGCCCATGGCCTTCCGGTTCGCGGCGCGCTCGGACATCGGGCTCGGTCGCTACACCAACAACCAGGACTCCGGCTACGCCGGGCCGCACCTGCTCGCCGTCTGCGACGGCATGGGCGGTCACGCCGCCGGTGACGTCGCGAGCTCGATCGCGCTGGGCCGGCTGGTCGCCCTCGACGGGGAGTCGCACGGCGGTGACGCCCTGACCCAGCTCGAGCGCACGCTGCACGAAGCCAACGCCGAGCTGCGCGAGCGTGCCGCGGGCGACCCGACGCTGCACGGCATGGGCACCACGGCGACGGCCGTGGTGCTGCACGGTCAGCGCATCTCGATGGCGCACATCGGCGACTCGCGGTGCTACCGCTGGCGCGACGGCGAACTCACGCGGCTCACCCACGACCACACGTTCGTGCAGAGCCTCGTCGACGAGGGCCGCATCACCGAGGAGGAGGCCGAGCGTCACCCGCAACGCTCGGTGATCACGCGCGTCCTCACCGGCCACCCGGACGACGAACCCGACCTGTCCGTGCGCGAGACGCGGGTGGGCGACCGCTACGTCGTGTGCTCCGACGGGCTCACCGGCGTCGTCCGTGACGAGACGCTCGCCGAGCTGCTGGGTGAGCACGACGACCCCGGCGCCTGCGCCGAGGCGCTCGTGAGCCTGGCCCTGCGCGGTGGTGGGGCCGACAACATCACCTGCGTCGTCGCGCACGTGGTCGACGCCGCCGACGCCCCGCCGAGCTCGGTGCCCGAGACCGTGGGATCGGCCGCCGTGCGCGCCGCCGCCAGCACCTCGCAGCCGCAGTCGCCAGCCGCCAAGGCAGCCGCACTCACCCGTCCGCAGCCCGCAGCCGACGACGACGTCGACGAGCCCGCGGTTGGACCCCCTGCCTCCAGCCGGCGGTGGACCCTGCGGGTGCTCGCCGCGCTCGTGGTGGCTGCCGTCCTCGGCGCCGGCGGGTACGCGGCGTACGCGTGGAGCCAGCAGCAGTACTTCGTGGGCGCGGCCGGCCAGAACGTGGCCATCTACCGCGGGCTGCCGCAGGACATCGGGCCGGTGCGGATGTCGCACGTCTACGAGCGGCAGGACGTCACGCTCGACCAGCTGCCGGAGTACTCCGCCGAGCAGGTGCGTGGCGGGATCACCGTGGCTGACCTCGGCGCCGCCCGCGACAAGGTGAGCGAGCTGCGCACGCAGGCCTGCTCGCAGAGCACACCCACGCCGTCCGCGACACCGACGACCACGCCGACGACCACGCCCACGACCACCCCGAACCCCACCGCGAGCGCCTCGGCGCTCCCGACCGCGTCGAGCGCCCCCAGCCTGACGCCGACCCCGACGGCCAGTCCCACGGCGAGCGCCAACGCGCCGGCCCCGAGCGACTGCGTGCAGGTGGGCTGA
- a CDS encoding DUF4440 domain-containing protein: MTDDERAIDDLVRTFFAAFTQGPDLSARLDQLAGLFLPEALIVRTCGAVTTYDVAEFIAPRRELLTSSRIAGFREWEVAGTTQVYGDVAHHWCTYAKAWTEGGVAVTGAGGKTMQFVRIGSGWKISAVAWDDER, from the coding sequence GTGACCGACGACGAACGCGCGATCGACGACCTGGTCCGGACCTTCTTCGCCGCGTTCACGCAGGGCCCGGACCTGAGTGCGCGCCTCGACCAGCTGGCCGGCCTGTTCCTGCCGGAGGCGCTCATCGTGCGCACCTGTGGCGCGGTGACCACCTACGACGTCGCCGAGTTCATCGCGCCCCGCCGTGAGCTGCTGACCAGCAGCCGCATCGCTGGCTTCCGTGAGTGGGAGGTGGCCGGCACCACCCAGGTGTACGGCGACGTGGCGCATCACTGGTGCACGTACGCCAAGGCCTGGACCGAGGGTGGCGTGGCGGTGACCGGCGCCGGCGGCAAGACGATGCAGTTCGTGCGCATCGGCTCGGGCTGGAAGATCAGTGCGGTCGCGTGGGACGACGAGCGCTGA
- a CDS encoding DUF3662 and FHA domain-containing protein, producing the protein MGVFDRFEKGIERAVNGAFAKAFRSEVQPVEIASALRRAADDRAAVVGRGRTLVPNAFVVELGSTDHDRLYDYADALAEEFAANLREHAEQQGYAFVGPVTVEFEEVPDLDTGVFRVRAATVKGRTERGPSPAPIPRDPETGPGVLRPPMHADPGPVTQTTPARRPWLDVDGQAYPLVGSITVIGRGDDADIVLDDPGVSRKHAEIRVTADGPHLVASVRDLGSTNGTFVDTQRITATQLVEGSTIMLGRTRAVYRSGER; encoded by the coding sequence GTGGGGGTGTTCGACCGGTTCGAGAAGGGCATCGAGCGAGCCGTGAACGGCGCGTTCGCCAAGGCGTTCCGCTCCGAGGTCCAGCCCGTCGAGATCGCGAGCGCCCTGCGACGCGCCGCCGACGACCGGGCCGCGGTCGTGGGCCGTGGCCGCACGCTCGTCCCCAATGCCTTCGTCGTCGAGCTCGGGTCCACCGACCACGACCGCCTCTACGACTACGCCGACGCGTTGGCCGAGGAGTTCGCCGCCAACCTGCGCGAGCACGCCGAGCAGCAGGGCTACGCCTTCGTCGGCCCGGTGACGGTGGAGTTCGAGGAGGTGCCCGACCTCGACACGGGCGTCTTCCGGGTGCGGGCAGCCACCGTGAAGGGACGCACCGAGCGCGGTCCCTCACCCGCACCGATCCCCCGCGATCCCGAGACCGGCCCGGGCGTGCTGCGACCCCCGATGCACGCCGACCCGGGCCCGGTCACGCAGACCACCCCGGCCAGGCGTCCGTGGCTGGACGTCGACGGCCAGGCGTACCCGCTCGTCGGGAGCATCACCGTGATCGGCCGGGGCGACGACGCCGACATCGTGCTCGACGACCCGGGTGTGAGCCGCAAGCACGCCGAGATCCGGGTGACCGCCGACGGTCCGCACCTGGTCGCCTCCGTGCGCGACCTCGGCTCGACCAACGGCACCTTCGTCGACACCCAGCGCATCACCGCCACGCAGCTGGTCGAGGGGTCGACGATCATGCTCGGCCGTACCCGTGCCGTCTACCGCAGCGGAGAACGATGA
- a CDS encoding penicillin-binding protein 2 produces MNAPIRRLAAVVLVLFGGLLLSSTYIQYVQAASLRDKPNNRRTLLESYSRERGPILVSGRPIARSVPSDDDLKYVRKYSEPELYSHVTGYYSFVYGAGAGIERAENDLLSGSSDALFYRRVVDVLTGRAPQGASVELTIDPKVQKAAADALGDQRGAVVALDPRTGAILAMVSHPTYDPNRLSSHDLAAVSKAYKELNSADGDPLVNRAIGGNLYPPGSTFKIVTAAAALSSGKYDENSVIPGPPSLDLPLTSTDLPNDFSGACGPGGKVDLTRALQISCNTAFGYLGLQLGGNALREQAQKFGFGDRLTVPMPVTPSQVPQDMNPPQSAQAAIGQYDVRVTPLQMAMVSAGIANQGVVMSPYMVQTVRSPDLDVIDQADPQQLSRAVSPDVAAQLTRMMVRVVEAGTGTRAQIPGIKVAGKTGTAQHGKGLPPHAWFTSFAPADDPKVAVAVVVEDGGKAGNEAFGGKIAAPIAKAVMEAVLR; encoded by the coding sequence GTGAACGCGCCCATCCGCCGGCTCGCCGCCGTCGTGCTCGTGCTCTTCGGTGGCCTGCTGCTGTCGTCGACGTACATCCAGTACGTCCAGGCGGCGTCGTTGCGTGACAAGCCGAACAACCGGCGCACGCTGCTCGAGAGCTACAGCCGCGAGCGCGGCCCGATCCTGGTGAGCGGGCGGCCCATCGCCCGCTCCGTGCCCAGTGACGACGACCTCAAGTACGTCCGCAAGTACTCCGAACCCGAGCTGTACTCGCACGTCACGGGCTACTACTCCTTCGTGTACGGCGCCGGTGCCGGGATCGAGCGGGCCGAGAACGACCTGCTCTCCGGCTCCTCGGACGCGCTGTTCTACCGCCGCGTGGTCGACGTGCTCACCGGCCGCGCGCCGCAGGGTGCCTCGGTCGAGCTCACCATCGACCCGAAGGTGCAGAAGGCGGCGGCCGACGCGCTCGGCGACCAGCGCGGTGCCGTGGTCGCCCTCGACCCGCGCACCGGCGCGATCCTCGCGATGGTCAGCCACCCGACGTACGACCCGAACCGGCTGTCGAGCCACGACCTCGCAGCGGTGTCGAAGGCCTACAAGGAGCTCAACTCCGCTGACGGCGACCCGCTGGTCAACCGGGCGATCGGTGGCAACCTCTACCCGCCGGGGTCGACGTTCAAGATCGTCACGGCAGCGGCGGCCCTCTCGAGCGGCAAGTACGACGAGAACTCCGTCATCCCCGGGCCGCCCTCGCTCGACCTGCCGCTGACGAGCACCGACCTGCCCAACGACTTCAGCGGTGCGTGCGGCCCCGGCGGCAAGGTCGACCTCACCCGGGCCCTGCAGATCTCGTGCAACACCGCGTTCGGCTACCTCGGCCTCCAGCTGGGTGGCAACGCGCTGCGCGAGCAGGCCCAGAAGTTCGGCTTCGGCGACCGGCTCACGGTGCCGATGCCGGTGACGCCCAGCCAGGTGCCGCAGGACATGAACCCCCCGCAGAGCGCGCAGGCGGCCATCGGCCAGTACGACGTGCGCGTGACGCCCCTGCAGATGGCCATGGTCAGCGCCGGCATCGCCAACCAGGGCGTGGTGATGTCGCCGTACATGGTGCAGACCGTGCGCAGCCCCGACCTCGACGTCATCGACCAGGCCGACCCACAGCAGCTGAGCCGAGCCGTTAGCCCCGACGTCGCGGCACAGCTGACGCGCATGATGGTGCGGGTCGTCGAGGCGGGCACCGGCACGAGGGCGCAGATCCCCGGCATCAAGGTCGCCGGCAAGACCGGCACGGCCCAGCACGGCAAGGGCCTGCCGCCGCACGCCTGGTTCACCTCCTTCGCACCCGCCGACGACCCCAAGGTGGCGGTGGCCGTGGTCGTCGAGGACGGCGGCAAGGCGGGCAACGAGGCCTTCGGCGGCAAGATCGCGGCGCCCATCGCCAAGGCCGTGATGGAGGCGGTGCTGCGATGA
- the pruA gene encoding L-glutamate gamma-semialdehyde dehydrogenase — protein sequence MDAVTAPPQPVNEAVRTYAPGSPGAAALRRELDCLASGSHDVGPVIDGRVEHVSDERLTVTQPHERHTRLLTASVTSPDQAVRAIDSAVNAAAAWREAPFDTRAAVLLKAADLLCGPWRARINAATMLGQSKSVHQAEIDAACELADFWRFNVHFARQILAEQPLASSPGTWNTLDHRPLEGFVYAVTPFNFTAIAGNLPTAPALMGNAVVWKPATTQLLAADLTLQLLTEAGLPPGVINMLPGPGPEVSDVVLSDRRLAGIHFTGSTEVFRQLWKQVGTRLDTYSSYPRLVGETGGKDFVVAHPSADVDRLRTALVRGAFEYQGQKCSAASRAFIPASVWARLKDALVDDIRSIAMGDVRDFSTFMGAVIDQRAYRRLTEVLDRARHDPSIEVLAGGGYTDRVGWFVEPTLLVGTDPTHEVFRREFFGPILSVHVYDDGAYDDVLALVDSGSPYGLTGAVFARDRAAVDTARQALRFAAGNFYVNDKPTGAVVGQQPFGGGRASGTNDKAGSAENLRRWTSTRTIKETFVADTDYRYPHMAPAAAERTGGFAP from the coding sequence ATGGACGCCGTCACCGCCCCACCCCAGCCGGTGAACGAAGCAGTGCGGACCTACGCACCAGGAAGCCCCGGCGCGGCCGCCCTGCGCCGCGAGCTGGACTGTCTGGCCTCCGGCAGCCATGACGTGGGCCCTGTCATCGACGGGCGCGTCGAGCACGTCAGCGACGAGCGACTGACGGTCACCCAGCCGCACGAGCGGCACACGCGGCTGCTCACGGCCTCCGTCACGAGCCCCGACCAAGCGGTGCGGGCCATCGACTCCGCGGTGAACGCGGCGGCCGCGTGGCGCGAGGCGCCGTTCGACACCCGGGCGGCCGTCCTGCTGAAGGCCGCTGACCTGCTCTGCGGCCCGTGGCGCGCGCGGATCAACGCGGCCACGATGCTCGGGCAGTCGAAGTCCGTGCACCAGGCGGAGATCGACGCCGCCTGCGAGCTGGCCGACTTCTGGCGTTTCAACGTCCACTTCGCCCGCCAGATCCTCGCCGAGCAGCCGCTCGCCAGCTCGCCCGGCACGTGGAACACCCTCGACCACCGGCCCCTCGAGGGCTTCGTCTACGCCGTCACCCCCTTCAACTTCACGGCGATCGCCGGCAACCTGCCCACGGCACCCGCGCTGATGGGCAACGCCGTCGTCTGGAAACCGGCGACCACCCAGCTGCTGGCCGCCGACCTGACTCTGCAGCTGCTCACCGAGGCCGGCCTGCCGCCGGGCGTCATCAACATGCTCCCCGGGCCCGGGCCCGAGGTCTCCGATGTGGTGCTGTCCGACCGGCGGCTGGCCGGGATCCACTTCACCGGGTCGACCGAGGTGTTCCGTCAGCTCTGGAAGCAGGTGGGCACCCGGCTCGACACCTACTCGTCCTACCCGCGGCTGGTCGGCGAGACCGGCGGGAAGGACTTCGTCGTCGCCCACCCCAGTGCGGACGTCGACCGGCTCCGCACCGCGCTCGTGCGCGGGGCCTTCGAGTACCAGGGCCAGAAGTGCTCGGCCGCCTCCCGCGCGTTCATCCCCGCGAGTGTGTGGGCGCGGCTGAAGGACGCCCTGGTCGACGACATCCGTAGCATCGCCATGGGCGACGTGCGTGACTTCAGCACGTTCATGGGTGCGGTCATCGACCAGCGCGCCTACCGGCGCCTCACCGAGGTGCTCGACCGGGCCCGGCACGACCCCAGCATCGAGGTGCTGGCGGGTGGTGGCTACACCGACCGGGTCGGCTGGTTCGTCGAGCCCACCCTGCTGGTCGGCACCGACCCGACCCACGAGGTGTTCCGGCGCGAGTTCTTCGGCCCGATCCTGTCGGTCCACGTGTACGACGACGGCGCCTACGACGACGTCCTGGCGCTCGTCGACTCCGGTAGCCCCTACGGCCTGACGGGCGCGGTGTTCGCCCGCGACCGGGCGGCCGTCGACACCGCCCGGCAGGCTCTGCGATTCGCTGCCGGCAACTTCTACGTCAACGACAAGCCCACGGGCGCAGTCGTCGGTCAGCAACCGTTCGGCGGGGGGCGCGCGTCGGGTACCAACGACAAGGCCGGGTCGGCGGAGAACCTGCGTCGCTGGACGTCGACGCGCACCATCAAGGAGACGTTCGTCGCCGACACGGACTACCGCTACCCGCACATGGCGCCCGCGGCGGCCGAGCGCACGGGGGGATTCGCACCGTGA
- a CDS encoding protein kinase, protein MTASHPEPGLRVGGRYELTSRIAGGGMGEVWRARDGVLGREVAVKLLRREYADDETFLERFRAEARHAASLSHPGIASVYDYGEDGGTAFLVMELVEGEALSHRIKREGALPTAMAVPLIQQAAAALQAAHDAGVVHRDVKPANLLLTADDQVKITDFGIARARDQVPITRTGEVVGTAQYLSPEQALGRPATPRSDLYALGVVAYEALTGRRPFDADTVVATALAQVNEPPEPLPDDIPPQVADQVLRAMAKDPADRPVSAAAFGTALGAGLNSAIRQAWVDKPARGERKRAAAPATQPTAVMAAARTSTSRAITGATQVVSELPLGRPLVLGVVGIVAIAVLIALLASSLGGSQTPAAGATASRPPSPSTSRTPTPSTSPTTSTPTPTPPAITLKASDYVGQSATTVSKRLEALGLKTKTATVRSSRTRGTVTALAPLTGLNQGDTVTLSVADGVSSQPATQSGPKKKPGKGHGHGKKK, encoded by the coding sequence ATGACCGCCTCCCACCCCGAGCCCGGCCTGCGCGTCGGCGGACGCTACGAGCTCACGTCGCGGATCGCCGGCGGCGGCATGGGCGAGGTGTGGCGCGCCCGCGACGGCGTGCTGGGACGCGAGGTGGCCGTCAAGCTCCTGCGCCGCGAGTACGCCGACGACGAGACGTTCCTCGAGCGCTTTCGCGCCGAGGCGCGCCACGCGGCGTCGCTGTCGCACCCGGGCATCGCGTCGGTCTACGACTACGGCGAGGACGGCGGCACCGCGTTCCTCGTCATGGAGCTCGTCGAGGGCGAGGCGCTCTCACACCGGATCAAGCGTGAGGGCGCCCTGCCCACCGCGATGGCCGTGCCGCTGATCCAACAGGCTGCGGCGGCGCTGCAGGCAGCGCACGACGCCGGCGTCGTGCACCGTGACGTCAAGCCCGCCAACCTGCTGCTCACCGCCGACGACCAGGTCAAGATCACCGACTTCGGCATCGCCCGCGCCCGCGACCAGGTGCCCATCACCCGCACCGGTGAGGTCGTCGGCACCGCCCAGTACCTCTCGCCCGAGCAGGCGCTCGGGCGCCCGGCCACGCCGCGCAGCGACCTCTACGCGCTCGGGGTGGTGGCGTACGAGGCGCTCACCGGGCGCCGCCCGTTCGACGCCGACACCGTGGTGGCCACCGCCCTGGCCCAGGTGAACGAGCCACCCGAGCCGCTGCCGGACGACATCCCGCCGCAGGTCGCCGACCAGGTGCTGCGCGCCATGGCCAAGGACCCCGCCGACCGTCCGGTGAGCGCGGCGGCGTTCGGCACGGCCCTGGGCGCCGGGCTGAACTCGGCGATCCGGCAGGCCTGGGTCGACAAGCCCGCACGGGGCGAACGCAAGCGCGCCGCCGCGCCGGCGACTCAGCCCACCGCCGTCATGGCCGCCGCACGCACGAGCACCTCGCGGGCGATCACCGGGGCCACCCAGGTGGTCAGCGAACTGCCGCTCGGGCGTCCCCTGGTGCTCGGCGTGGTGGGCATCGTCGCGATCGCGGTGCTCATCGCCCTGCTCGCCAGCTCGCTGGGCGGGAGTCAGACCCCTGCGGCCGGGGCCACGGCGAGCCGCCCCCCGAGCCCCAGCACGAGCCGCACCCCGACCCCCAGTACGAGCCCCACCACGAGCACGCCGACGCCGACCCCCCCGGCGATCACGCTGAAGGCCTCCGACTACGTCGGTCAGAGCGCCACCACGGTGTCGAAGCGGCTCGAGGCGCTGGGGCTGAAGACCAAGACGGCCACCGTGCGCAGCTCACGCACCCGGGGCACGGTGACGGCCCTGGCGCCGCTCACCGGTCTGAACCAGGGCGACACCGTGACGCTCAGCGTCGCCGACGGCGTCTCCAGCCAGCCGGCGACGCAGTCCGGACCGAAGAAGAAGCCGGGGAAGGGTCATGGCCATGGCAAGAAGAAGTAG
- a CDS encoding FtsW/RodA/SpoVE family cell cycle protein, with protein MSVVTTVVPRTRRGVELVLLVFAVGIVLLAYANVGLAVDGTLPPSLLTYGLGLIVLVGAVHLLLRWRAAYADPVLLPIATVLNGLGLVMIHRLDLAEQRTGGGMAARQLLWMAVGVVLCLAVLWFVRDHRRLQRYTYTALAAGVGLLLLPLLPVIGKNINGSRIWVGVGPLSFQPGEIAKICLAMFFAGYLVQARDSLALVGRRFIGISLPRGRDLGPILVAWGFSLAVLVFERDLGSSLLYFGLFVAMLYVATERKGWIAIGLAMFVAGSYVAYLLFGHVQQRVLLWLHPFSSKALEVSDQLVRGMFGMADGGLLGTGLGRGRPDLTYYAESDFIVPSFAEEIGLVGLFALLLLYLLFVERGLRTAIGVRDGYGKLLATGLAFTVALQCFVVVGGVTRLIPLTGLTMPFLSAGGSSLIANWAILGLLLRISDQARRPAPVVRADVLTGDDAPTEVVKLR; from the coding sequence ATGTCGGTCGTCACCACCGTCGTGCCCCGCACCCGCCGTGGTGTCGAGCTGGTGCTGCTCGTGTTCGCCGTCGGCATCGTGCTGCTGGCCTACGCGAACGTCGGCCTCGCCGTCGACGGCACGCTGCCTCCGAGCCTGCTCACCTACGGGCTCGGGCTGATCGTGCTGGTGGGTGCCGTGCACCTGCTGCTTCGGTGGCGCGCCGCGTACGCCGACCCCGTGCTGCTGCCGATCGCCACCGTGCTCAACGGCCTGGGCCTGGTGATGATCCACCGGCTCGACCTCGCCGAGCAGCGCACGGGCGGTGGCATGGCGGCCCGTCAGCTGCTGTGGATGGCCGTCGGGGTCGTGCTGTGCCTCGCCGTGCTGTGGTTCGTGCGCGACCACCGGCGACTGCAGCGGTACACCTACACCGCGTTGGCCGCCGGTGTCGGGCTGCTGTTGCTGCCGCTGCTGCCGGTGATCGGCAAGAACATCAACGGCTCACGCATCTGGGTCGGCGTTGGGCCGCTGTCGTTCCAGCCCGGTGAGATCGCGAAGATCTGCCTGGCCATGTTCTTCGCCGGCTACCTGGTGCAGGCGCGCGACTCCCTGGCGCTGGTCGGGCGCCGGTTCATCGGCATCTCGCTGCCTCGCGGTCGCGACCTCGGCCCGATCCTCGTGGCGTGGGGCTTCAGCCTCGCGGTGCTCGTGTTCGAGCGCGACCTCGGCTCGTCGCTGCTGTACTTCGGCCTGTTCGTCGCGATGCTCTACGTCGCCACCGAGCGCAAGGGCTGGATCGCGATCGGCCTGGCGATGTTCGTCGCGGGCTCCTACGTCGCGTACCTGCTCTTCGGGCACGTGCAACAGCGCGTGCTGCTGTGGCTGCACCCGTTCTCCAGCAAGGCGTTGGAGGTCAGCGACCAGCTCGTGCGCGGCATGTTCGGGATGGCCGACGGCGGCCTGCTGGGCACGGGGCTGGGCCGCGGGCGTCCCGACCTCACCTACTACGCCGAGAGCGACTTCATCGTCCCCTCCTTCGCCGAGGAGATCGGGCTGGTCGGCCTGTTCGCGCTGCTGCTGCTCTACCTGCTGTTCGTCGAGCGGGGCCTGCGCACGGCGATCGGCGTCCGCGACGGCTACGGCAAGCTGCTCGCCACCGGCCTGGCGTTCACGGTGGCGCTGCAGTGCTTCGTGGTGGTCGGCGGCGTCACCCGGCTGATCCCGCTCACCGGCCTCACGATGCCGTTCCTGTCGGCCGGCGGGTCATCGCTCATCGCGAACTGGGCGATCCTGGGGTTGCTGCTGCGCATCAGCGACCAGGCGCGGCGCCCGGCCCCGGTCGTCCGCGCGGACGTGCTGACGGGTGATGACGCGCCCACCGAGGTGGTGAAGCTGCGGTGA
- a CDS encoding VOC family protein has translation MGLAVQCLDIDAADPQTLATCWQQALGWRRTRDSDAGVVLEPPEGSLEDGVVPDLLFNRVPEAKAGKNRLHLDLRPDDQDAEVARLIALGADRVDVGQPDDVAWVVMSDPEGNEFCVLPPLTPDQRAELQRIRDARRLS, from the coding sequence ATGGGACTCGCCGTTCAGTGCCTCGACATCGACGCCGCCGACCCGCAGACGCTTGCCACGTGCTGGCAGCAGGCGCTGGGCTGGCGCCGCACGCGCGACTCCGACGCGGGGGTGGTGCTCGAGCCACCCGAGGGCTCGCTGGAGGACGGCGTGGTCCCGGACCTGCTGTTCAATCGTGTCCCGGAGGCCAAGGCGGGCAAGAACCGGCTCCATCTCGACCTTCGACCCGACGACCAGGACGCGGAGGTCGCCCGGCTCATCGCCCTCGGGGCTGACCGCGTGGACGTCGGGCAGCCGGACGACGTCGCATGGGTCGTGATGTCGGACCCGGAGGGCAACGAGTTCTGCGTGCTGCCGCCGTTGACGCCCGACCAGCGGGCCGAGCTGCAGAGAATCCGCGACGCTCGCCGCCTCTCGTGA